In one Pseudomonas sp. R84 genomic region, the following are encoded:
- a CDS encoding helix-turn-helix domain-containing GNAT family N-acetyltransferase has product MSSSHLLEQADVVRGFNRFYTHQIGVLQEHLLQSDYSLTELRILYELASRGDLTSADLRQMLGLDAGYMSRIISGFEKRGLIQKVPSPTDARAAQLHLTDIGREILVPLEKASREQIVAMLERLPEPQQKQLIGAMTLIQALLEGSKDSTYLLRDPQPGDMGTVMQQQAALYTREYGWNAEFEVLVAEVVAKYLRDYDPTSERCWIAEKDGKVIGSVFIVRQDATTAKLRMLYVDASARGLGIGSRLVEECLRFARQIGYQKMTLWTTSNLTAARKIYQQAGFELVEEEAVHSFGKDLVSQTWARAL; this is encoded by the coding sequence ATGTCCAGCAGCCATCTCCTCGAACAAGCCGACGTTGTGCGCGGCTTCAACCGCTTCTACACCCATCAGATCGGCGTACTGCAGGAGCATCTGCTGCAAAGCGATTACTCGCTGACTGAGCTGCGCATTTTGTATGAACTGGCCTCGCGTGGTGACCTGACCAGCGCTGATCTGCGCCAGATGCTCGGCCTCGATGCCGGCTATATGAGCCGGATCATCAGCGGTTTCGAGAAGCGCGGCTTGATCCAGAAAGTCCCGTCGCCTACGGATGCCCGCGCTGCACAATTGCACCTCACTGACATCGGGCGCGAAATTCTGGTCCCGCTGGAAAAGGCTTCCCGCGAACAGATCGTCGCCATGCTCGAGCGATTGCCTGAACCGCAGCAAAAACAACTGATCGGCGCCATGACGCTGATCCAGGCACTGCTGGAGGGCAGCAAGGATTCAACTTACCTGTTGCGCGATCCGCAGCCCGGCGACATGGGCACGGTGATGCAACAACAAGCGGCACTCTATACCCGCGAATACGGTTGGAACGCGGAGTTCGAGGTGTTGGTGGCGGAGGTGGTCGCCAAGTACCTGCGTGATTACGACCCGACGAGCGAGCGCTGCTGGATTGCGGAAAAGGACGGCAAGGTCATCGGCTCCGTGTTCATCGTCCGCCAGGACGCCACCACTGCCAAACTGCGCATGCTCTACGTCGACGCCAGCGCGCGGGGCTTGGGCATTGGCAGTCGTCTGGTCGAGGAGTGCCTGCGCTTTGCCCGGCAGATTGGCTACCAGAAAATGACCCTGTGGACGACCAGTAACCTGACGGCTGCACGCAAGATTTATCAGCAGGCCGGGTTTGAACTGGTGGAGGAAGAAGCTGTTCACAGCTTTGGCAAGGATCTGGTGAGTCAGACGTGGGCGCGGGCGTTGTGA
- a CDS encoding AraC family transcriptional regulator: MDKRNWIDLSQDVDTGIESIRAHFEGHAYDPHWHDSFLVGVTEQGVQQFNCRRVRHRSTPGNVFLLEPGEIHDGQAPTEEGFTYSMLYLDPHWLEREMHALFEDAPADSQPGFADTLSQDPRLATAISQAFHALHDGDLRIVRQTAVDGLLSSLTRHLDWRKRQVFDPRLPLVAQLARDYLHAHTYEDIGLDDLARICGVDRFRLSRAFKSAFGLAPHAYLIQLRLAKARQLLARGETPAQVASVLGFADQSHLGRWFRRAYQLTPADYRKRCSNLPD, from the coding sequence GTGGATAAACGCAACTGGATCGATCTTTCCCAGGATGTCGACACCGGGATTGAATCGATTCGCGCTCACTTTGAGGGCCATGCCTACGATCCGCACTGGCATGACAGTTTCCTCGTCGGCGTCACCGAGCAAGGTGTGCAGCAGTTCAATTGCCGCCGCGTGCGCCATCGCAGTACGCCGGGCAACGTGTTCCTGCTGGAGCCGGGGGAAATCCACGATGGGCAAGCGCCGACCGAGGAAGGTTTTACCTATTCGATGCTCTACCTCGATCCGCACTGGCTGGAGCGTGAAATGCACGCGCTGTTCGAAGACGCCCCGGCCGACAGCCAGCCCGGTTTTGCCGACACGCTGAGTCAGGATCCGCGTCTGGCCACAGCGATCAGTCAAGCCTTCCATGCGCTGCATGACGGCGATCTGCGCATCGTCCGGCAGACCGCCGTCGATGGTTTGCTGAGCTCGCTCACGCGCCATCTCGACTGGCGCAAGCGCCAGGTTTTCGATCCGCGCCTGCCATTGGTGGCGCAACTGGCGCGGGATTATCTGCACGCGCACACCTATGAAGATATCGGTCTCGATGATCTCGCGCGGATCTGCGGGGTAGACCGTTTTCGTCTCAGCCGCGCCTTCAAGTCTGCTTTTGGCCTGGCGCCCCACGCGTATCTGATCCAGTTACGGCTGGCCAAGGCGCGGCAGTTGCTGGCCCGGGGTGAAACGCCGGCGCAGGTCGCCAGCGTGCTCGGTTTTGCTGACCAGAGTCATCTGGGCCGCTGGTTCCGCCGCGCCTACCAGCTTACCCCCGCCGACTACCGCAAGCGCTGCTCAAACCTTCCAGACTGA
- a CDS encoding LysE family translocator — protein MASLLPFLLFAFVASITPGPTNILVLSHSSRQGLLATLPIIFGACAAAALIVLVVGLGAGETLLRYPRVQQAMAWGGVLWLSWLAWQIFRSAPPSLDPTDTQEEGFSVLGAAMLQLVNPKVWMMAVAVVSVFVGGGDKTLRLLVLSLAFLLVSLPCMTLWALLGVGSARLMGSPKAFKRMNATLALLLLLSAWLTVLA, from the coding sequence ATGGCGTCATTATTGCCCTTCCTGCTGTTTGCTTTCGTTGCCTCGATCACGCCGGGGCCGACCAATATTCTGGTGCTGAGCCACAGTTCGCGCCAAGGCTTGCTCGCCACATTGCCGATCATTTTTGGTGCCTGCGCGGCGGCGGCACTGATTGTATTGGTGGTCGGCCTCGGTGCCGGCGAAACCTTGCTGCGCTACCCGCGCGTGCAGCAAGCGATGGCCTGGGGCGGTGTGCTCTGGTTGAGCTGGCTGGCGTGGCAGATCTTTCGCAGTGCGCCGCCGTCGCTGGACCCGACGGATACGCAGGAAGAAGGTTTCAGCGTGCTCGGCGCGGCGATGCTGCAACTGGTCAACCCCAAAGTGTGGATGATGGCTGTGGCGGTGGTCAGCGTGTTTGTCGGCGGTGGTGACAAGACCCTGCGGCTGCTGGTGTTGTCGCTGGCGTTTCTGCTGGTGTCGTTGCCATGCATGACGTTGTGGGCGTTGCTGGGTGTGGGCAGTGCGCGATTGATGGGGTCGCCGAAAGCGTTCAAGCGGATGAACGCGACGCTTGCCTTGTTACTGCTGCTCTCGGCATGGCTGACTGTCCTGGCTTAA
- a CDS encoding AraC family transcriptional regulator, producing the protein MQQAFSILSQGIDGHRPQTLEELLAGAALLLPMLDVIPNAAIFIKDVQARYVLANRTLVQRCGLKDLRPLLGKTSAQVFPAQLGPGYTEQDRKVLEEGFVLEDQLELHLYGSREPGWCLTHKQPLYNRDGVIIGLAGISVDLQSASETHPAFERLAAVDEHIRANFNRRVTLGELTRIAGISVAQLERYCKRVFHLTPRQMIQKVRLEHAHRLLHTDLPITEVALQCGYTDHSAFTRQFKASTGFTPREYRQATSP; encoded by the coding sequence ATGCAGCAGGCGTTCTCGATCCTGTCTCAAGGCATTGATGGGCATCGTCCGCAGACACTTGAGGAGCTGTTGGCCGGCGCGGCGCTGCTGCTGCCGATGCTCGATGTGATCCCTAACGCGGCGATTTTCATCAAGGATGTGCAGGCCCGTTACGTGCTCGCCAACCGCACGCTGGTGCAACGCTGTGGCTTGAAGGATCTGCGTCCGCTACTTGGCAAAACCAGCGCGCAGGTATTCCCGGCGCAACTCGGGCCGGGCTACACCGAGCAGGATCGCAAAGTGCTGGAGGAGGGCTTTGTGCTGGAGGATCAGCTTGAACTGCATCTGTACGGCAGCCGCGAACCAGGCTGGTGCCTGACGCACAAGCAGCCGCTGTACAACCGTGACGGAGTGATCATTGGCCTGGCGGGGATTTCCGTGGACCTGCAATCGGCCAGTGAAACGCACCCGGCATTCGAGCGGCTGGCGGCTGTCGATGAGCATATCCGCGCGAATTTCAATCGCCGCGTGACCCTCGGTGAGCTGACCCGCATCGCTGGCATTTCCGTGGCGCAGCTGGAGCGTTACTGCAAACGCGTGTTTCACCTGACGCCACGGCAGATGATCCAGAAAGTACGCCTCGAACACGCGCATCGATTGCTGCACACCGACCTGCCGATTACCGAAGTGGCGCTGCAATGCGGCTATACCGATCACAGCGCCTTCACCCGCCAGTTCAAGGCGTCGACCGGGTTTACGCCGCGTGAGTACCGGCAGGCCACCTCACCCTGA